The Dromaius novaehollandiae isolate bDroNov1 chromosome 4, bDroNov1.hap1, whole genome shotgun sequence genome contains the following window.
aggaagaggcaggcaaaaaggtcaCCGGTAGCCCCGTGGCCCGCTCTCCCTCTCCCGGCCTCACTGCCCCCAAGCCGCAGCTGACCTGGGGGCAAAcgaggggctgccctgcagccccaggaggcccAAAACCCAGCGCCTGCCCACACAGAGCTCCCTGTGCATGGGGTCCCCGCTCACCCTGTGCTCGCATCTCTCTTCATAAGAGCCCAGCACCTgcacgcacacctgcagggccctctcccgctcgcATGCGTGGGCCGAGGTGAGCCAGCGCCGCAGGACCTGGCACAGGCAGACCTGTCTCACCACGGGCATCCTTCTGCTCGACACCCCTCGCTGGCCCCCTCCCTTCCCGACCCTGCTACCTCCGCGGCCCCGGTCTCTCCGGGTGACCCGGCCCGTGGCAAGGAGCCCTTCCCCGTGGGGACCTCCCCACTCCAGGCTCCTGCCGTGGGCAGCATTGAGTTGTGCAGCACCCCTCGCTCACAGCTGcggctggggagaagctctggctcatctaggggctctgcaggacactgcaagctgcctgcaAGGAAGCTGCGGCCGATGGCAAAAGCCTGGATCCAAACTTTGGGCAAGGGGGCCTGGAACTAGGACCATTCCACTCTCCGCCAATGTGGGCGTTGCACCTAGTTACAGGGAAGCTCCCCTCCTCAGACCAGCCCCACGGGCACgatccccacggctctgccccgctccggcaGCGGCAACACTTTCCCTGCCGCGCCGAGGACACTCACCTGCACCATGTCCTCGAAGCGGAtgggggccagctctgcccagagaagGGCTCCCATGAGCTGGCCCAGCGCTCGCAGGGACGGCGCCTGCACACCCTGACACCAGAAAGGGGGACTGAGGCCGGGCACCCTGCGGAGACGCCAGCGCAGCCAGCGGCTGCCGGAGCATGGGGTGCCCGGACCTGAGCCCCCACCGAGGGGCAGCTGAGAAGGGCCAGTGCCTACCGGTGGGCATGAAGCAGCCACCGCCGTCTGCCCTCTCCTGTCCATCTGCTCCGGGCGACGAAGGCACAcgatgccctggcagcactgagccaggaggtggcggttttcctccctgctcagacggggcttcagcttgctgccagcagaaaaaaggcacagaagacagagaggccGCTTACTAGCACTCTCCAGGCCGAGTCAGAGGACAACTGCCCTTGGCCCCATCGACAGCCCCAAatccagcacccgcagccccagccagacCAGCCAGCTGCGCTGGGACATGCAGTgactcccacagccccagggacagaccctacctcaactgctgcatggccacgagggcccgggggtgcaccggggactcctggggctcttcctgaatcacctcctgcaagtcacaggcaggcacacgcaaggtgggcagcgggcaggggtgcCGCAgagccttcccccccaccccggccaggggctctgctgccagaccccGCAGGCACCGGCTCCACCACCCCCATGGCTCCCACCAAGGCCCCGCAGGATGACGTGGCAGCTCCCTGGCGCCCGGACACACCACATTCCCCTGCCACGGCCCCGAGCAGCAGCACCCACGCGCCCCGCCGGCTGGGGATGcagctcagggccctcgggagcttgcgcactgccccaggagaccatcgggctctgcacaaacctgccccacggcagagcccaaagctcccctgcgcaacgtccccggctctgggcactcaccagcagggtctgcagcagctcccgcttgcagcagagctcaaacctggggccggcgcctgcagcctggatggcaaggctgatctcagtgacgctctgcaccagggagagcttcagctgcgcatcctgatcccaggggagaaaaacacacttggagctcttccaaggccccagggctgaaagagcagctgggctgggggggatccgcctccaagcacagcacagggacaacactgtgccctccgggagccccgcggaacccagctcagcacctgcgccccaccaaggaaacctctccccttctgggaaggagcctcccacggggaggggagcagctgcccagctgccagctggaaagaccccgcagaccctggcccacggcagcagggcgagcagcactggtgctggctgtgacgggagaggtgcgcgtggcaaggcccaggagaggccggagctggcggcacccggccggctctgcctcgcaccccgagcacccacctggcagccctctcGGTAGAGCTGCAGGACATTCGCCACCATGTCTCTCTCGACACGGgcgagcagctgctccctgggggcgCGCAGCGCCATCCGGCCGTACATCACCAGCAGCGCAGCGCGAGTAGCGCGGGTCCTTCTTGCCTTGCTCTGCCGGGGGGTCGACGGAGAAGCACCGAGACGTCAGCccgtggccctgctgtgcccgggACCCCGCGCGCTCCCGAGGCGGGAGCTGCCCCGCACCCGACCGGTGGCTCAGCTCCCCACacacctcccggcagctccccgcaacAACACCCCGGGCCCTTTACCTTCTTGCGTTTCAAAGTCCCCGTGAACTCCTTCACCAAGGACAAGGCCagctggaagtggctctcggcacagcgggacacaactgaaaccatgccctgcagcacagcagaaacggGCAGTCGCTCCAGCCCCAACGCCCAGCCCTGGCTGGCTCTGCTTTCCCCAGGGAAACGGCcgcaaacagaacagcagcaagggctgcagcagggcacgcaGAGCCCCTCTGTCCCAGGGACATGCAGGGGACACGCGGGAAAGCAGGGCGACACGAGGAAACCTCACCTGcgcctgccacagctccaggaagttggctgctttcaggtgctccaaggtctgctcctgcacgtggtggagacacccacaagctgccagggccgtgccgagagccttgtacaggaaccgctgcaagagaagaggccGAGCCCCGCCTGTGGTGACAGCCCGGCCTGGCCAGAGAGGGCCAGGCCACACTGGCCACACTGTGCCAGGACCTGCCGAGGCGCCTGCGGcaccggccccacagcagccggcggccagcccggccccgccgccagctcagcacagaggggagtgcAAGCCCCTTCGtggggaaagagagcaggcagcagggaaaccagcccgcgcggcagagcaccagcgccagccctcgccccggcctgagtgtccccgggctctgccgccgcagccctcggGGCGCGCGAGCCACAGCCACGCCACGCAGGGAACAAACCTTCTCCCAGGACaggcggggagagctgcccagctgccggctcagctcctggctcaggcCCACGGTCCAGGCCTCGCTCGCAATGAGCTCCAGAGAGGTTTGCAGGAACTAGGGCAGAGTGGGAGATGAAGCAAACgcccccctgcccttggccggGGCCTTTTGCTCATCCAAGTGGCCCCGGAGACTGCCGGGCAGAGCTCCCCCTCGCGACAGCCTGTCTCCTCACCCGCCCCTCTTGCAACCTGCCTCTCGCTCTTCCCCTAATGCGCCACTCGAGGCCCCTGGGCTCGGCACACGCCAGAAGCAGGCAGTGCCATGGCATGGGGCCACGCTGGaggcctctgccccagccttcggctgcatttgtgctcagctgtgccccacgtgccgagagcagctcctctgagcgGGCAGCACACACGGCTGGAGCAGGCGCCGGGGGCTCGGGACATGCCTGCACCGCTCGGTGCCCAAACAGGGAGCCCCCAGGTTCCTCCCACCACTTTTCCTGCCCCCCGTTTGCCCTCTCCAGCAAGGGCCCCCACAGGGACg
Protein-coding sequences here:
- the LOC135328203 gene encoding maestro heat-like repeat-containing protein family member 2B, which produces MVANVLQLYREGCQDAQLKLSLVQSVTEISLAIQAAGAGPRFELCCKRELLQTLLEVIQEEPQESPVHPRALVAMQQLSKLKPRLSREENRHLLAQCCQGIVCLRRPEQMDRRGQTAVAASCPPGVQAPSLRALGQLMGALLWAELAPIRFEDMVQVLRRWLTSAHACERERALQVCVQVLGSYEERCEHRRGRACEWFGSLAGLLGPLTCDTSAASRWWAVTCLGHLLRTGAENTDVAPWTNEIGRLRERLSAITSESLLATSTNIAKVTGPWSAET